GAAAGTTCAAGAAAACGTAGAAAGTGGTAAAAATAGTGTAGTGAAGACTTGGTCTAGAGCTTCAATGATTACTCCTGACTTTGTTGGACAAACTATCGCAGTTCATAACGGTCGTCAATTTGTACCAGTTTACGTAACAGAAAACATGGTAGGTCACAAATTAGGAGAGTTTTCACCAACTAGATCTTTTAGAGGTCATGCTGGAGCAAAAAATAAAGGTAAAAAATAAGAAGCAATGGGAGTTCGTAAAAGAGAAACAGCAGATGCGAGAAAAGAGGCTAATAAGTCTATTGCTTTCGCAAAATTGAATAACTGCCCTACTTCACCTAGAAAAATGCGCTTAGTAGCGGACTTGGTAAGAGGTCAGAAGGTAGAAAGAGCACTTAACATTTTAAGATTCAGTTCTAAAGAAGCTTCAAGAAAATTAGAAAAACTATTATTATCTGCAATCAACAACTGGGAGCAAAAAAATAGTGAAGGTAATTTAGAAGAAGCTGGTTTATTTGTTAAAGAGATCAGAGTAGATGGTGGAATGATGTTGAAAAGACTTCGTCCAGCTCCACAAGGTCGTGCACACAGAATCAGAAAACGTTCTAACCACGTAACAATCGTGCTTGGAGCTATCAATAACACACAAAGCAATTCTTAAGCAGCATGGGACAAAAGACAAATCCAATTGGAAATAGACTTGGTATCATCAGAGGGTGGGACTCAAACTGGTATGGTGGAAATGATTACGGTGATAAACTTGCCGAAGATCACAAAATCAGAAAGTATATCCACGCTCGTTTATCAAAAGCTAGTGTATCTAAAGTAATTATCGAGAGAACTTTAAAGCTTGTAACCGTTACTATCACTACTGCTAGACCTGGTATTATTATCGGAAAAGGTGGACAAGAGGTAGACAAGTTAAAAGAAGAACTTAAGAAAGTTACTGACAAAGAGGTTCAAATCAACATCTTTGAAATCAAAAGACCTGAATTAGATGCTTATCTTGTGGCGACAAGCATCGCTCGTCAAATCGAAAGCCGTATCTCTTACAGACGTGCAATCAAAATGGCTATTGCTGCTTCTATGCGTATGAACGCTGAAGGTATCAAAGTTTTGATTTCTGGTCGTTTGAATGGTGCTGAGATGGCGCGTTCAGAAGGTTTCAAAGAAGGTAGAATTCCTCTATCAACTTTCAGAGCTGATATTGATTATGCTTTGGCTGAAGCTCACACTACTTACGGTAGAATGGGTATCAAAGTATGGATCATGAAAGGTGAAGTTTATGGAAAGAGAGATCTTTCTCCACTTGCAGGAATGGATAAAAAACAATCTGGTACTGGTGGTGGTAAAGGTGGAGATGCCCCTAGAGGTAAATCTAACTTTAATAAAGGTGGAAAACCAGACGCTCGTAAAAGAAAGTAAATTTTTAAACTAAAGAAAAATGTTACAGCCTAAAAGAACAAAATACCGTAAGGTACAAAAAGGTAAGATGAAAGGTAACTCTCAAAGAGGGCATGAACTTTCTAATGGAATGTTTGGTATTAAATCTGTACATGAAGATGGAATGTTCTTAACTTCTCGTCAAATCGAAGCTGCGCGTATCGCTGCAACTCGTTACATGAAGAGAGAGGGACAATTATGGATTAAAATATTCCCAGACAAACCTATTACTAAGAAACCTCTTGAAGTACGTATGGGTAAAGGTAAAGGAGCAGTTGAGTATTGGGCTGCTGTTGTTAAACCAGGAAGAATTATGTTTGAAGTTGGAGGAGTTCCATTGTCAGTTGCAAAAGAGGCGTTACGTCTTGCAGCTCAAAAACTTCCAGTAAAAACTAAGTTCGTCGTTGCTAGAGATTTCGAAGCATAATTTATATTATATTATGAAACAATCAGAAATAAAAGATCTTTCTGCAGCGGAGTTGCAAGAAAAACTTAGTCAAACTAAGAAAATATATGCTGACCTAAAAATGGCTCATGCTATTTCTCCAATTGAGAACCCGCTTCAAATTAGAGGTGTAAGAAGAACAGTTGCAAGATTGGCTACAGAGTTAACTAAAAGAGAGTTACAATAATTGTATTCTGCTGAAAGATGGAAGAAAAAAGAAATTTAAGAAAAGAAAGAATAGGTGTTGTTACTTCAAATAAAATGGATAAGTCTATTGTTATTGCTGAAGTAAGAAAAGTAAAACACCCATTATACGGTAAGTTCGTGTTGAAAACAAAGAAATATGTTGCACACGACGAAACAAACGACTGTAACATTGGAGATACTGTAAGAATTAGCGAAACGCGTCCTTTAAGTAAAACAAAATGTTGGAGATTAGTTGAAATCTTAGAAAGAGCTAAATAATTATGGTACAACAGGAATCAAGACTAAAAGTAGCAGATAACACGGGAGCAAAAGAAGTTTTAACTATCCGTGTTTTAGGAGGTACCAAAAGAAGGTATGCCTCTGTTGGTGACAAGATTGTAGTATCTATTAAAGATGCAACTCCAAACGGTAACGTTAAAAAAGGAGCTGTTTCAACTGCAGTTGTTGTACGTACCAAAAAAGAAGTGAGAAGAGCTGATGGTTCTTATATCCGTTTCGATGATAATGCATGTGTTCTTTTGAACGCTGCAGGGGAAATGAGAGGGACTCGTGTTTTTGGTCCGGTAGCAAGAGAACTTCGTGAAAAACAATTCATGAAAATTGTATCATTAGCACCAGAAGTGCTTTAATTCGTTTTAAGATGATAAAGCTAAAAATAAAATCAGGAGATATCGTAAGAGTTATTGCTGGAGACCATAAAGGTGCTGAAGGTAAAGTTTTACGTGTTTACCGTGAGAAAAATAAAGCGATAGTTGAAGGTGTAAACATGGTTTCAAAACATACAAAACCAAGTGCTAAAAACCCTCAAGGTGGTATCGTTAAGAAAGAGGCTTCTATTCAAATTTCTAACATTGCTCTAATTGATCCTAAAACTAAGGAAACAACTAGAGTAGGTATTAGAGTAGAAGGAGATAAGAAAGTAAGATTTTCAAAAAAATCTAATCAAGTACTATAGTAATGGCATATACACCTAGACTAAAAGAAGAATATAAGAGTAGAGTAATCTCTGCTCTTAAAGAAGAGTTCGGATATACAAACGTTATGCAAGTTCCAAAACTTGAAAAAATCGTTTTGAGCCGTGGAGTTGGTGCAGCTGTATCTGATAAAAAACTTATTGACTATGCAGTTGATGAGTTAACAAAGATCACTGGACAAAAAGCAGTATCTACAATTTCAAAGAAAGACGTTGCGTCATTCAAATTGAGAAAAGGGATGCCTATTGGAGCAAAAGTTACTTTACGTGGTGAAAGAATGTATGAGTTTTTAGATAGACTTATTACTTCTGCTTTACCACGCGTTAGAGATTTTAGTGGTATCAAAGCTACAGGTTTCGACGGAAGAGGTAACTACAATCTTGGAGTTTTGGAGCAAATCATTTTCCCAGAAATTGATATTGACAAAGTAAACAAAATCTCAGGAATGGATATTACTTTTGTTACTACTGCAAAAACAGACAAGGAAGCAAAGTCATTATTGGCTGAATTAGGATTACCTTTTAAAAAGAATTAAGACATGGCTAAAGAATCAATGAAAGCCCGTGAGGTGAAAAGAGAGAAAACGGTAGCTAAGTATGCTGAAAAAAGAAAAGCTTTATTAGAAGCTGGAGATTATGAAGGCCTACAAAAATTACCTAAAAATGCTTCACCAGTTCGTTTGCATAATCGTTGTAAATTAACAGGTAGACCAAGAGGTTATATTCGTCAATTTGGTATTTCTCGTGTAACTTTCCGTGAAATGGCTAATAATGGATTAATTCCTGGTGTTAAAAAAGCATCTTGGTAATCTCGTAATAAGTTATTACTTTTGCAAACCAAAAAATAATTTTAATTGATTAAAGGTTCGGGAGACGAGTGTCTCCCGAAAACCATAATCGCAATCAAATACATATGTATACAGATCCTATTGCAGATTATTTGACTAGAGTTCGTAACGCTGTGGCTGCAAACCACAAAGTTGTTGAAATTCCGGCTTCTAATCTAAAAAAAGAAATAACTAAGATCTTATTTGATCAAGGTTATATCTTAAGTTACAAATTTGAGACGAACACTGTTCAGGGTTCAATCAAAATTGCTTTAAAGTATGATAAAGATACTAAAGAGCCTGTAATCAAAGATATCCAAAGAATTAGTAAACCTGGTTTACGTAAGTACGCAGGTGCTGCCAAATTACCGAGAATCCTTAACGGATTAGGAATTGCTATTGTTTCTACATCAAAAGGTTTGATGACTGGAAAACAAGCTAAGCAATTAAATGTAGGTGGTGAAGTAATTTGCTACGTATACTAATTTTAAACACTAGATAAAGATGTCAAGAATAGGTAAAAGCCCAATTGTAATCACTGCTGGTGTAACTGTAGAAGTTAAAGACGGTATTATTACAGTAAAAGGAAAAAAAGGTCAACTTACTCAGGAGTTTTCGGACGTAACTGTAAAAGTTGAAGGCGATCAAGTTTTAGTTGAAAGATCGTCTGATCATAAAGACCAAAGAGCAAAACACGGATTATACAGATCATTAATCAGTAATATGATTGTTGGTGTATCTGAAGGTTTTACTAAAGAACTAGAATTAGTTGGAGTTGGTTACAGAGCTTCAAACCAAGGTCAAAAGTTAGATTTAGCTCTTGGATATTCTCACAATATTGTTTTAGAAATTGCTCCAGAAGTATCTTTAGAAACAATATCTGAAAAAGGTAAAAACCCTATCGTAAAGTTAACATCATTTGATAAACAACTTTTAGGTCAAGTTGCTGCGAAAATCAGAGGTTTCCGTAAGCCAGAGCCATACAAAGGAAAAGGTGTTAAATTTGTGGGTGAAGTATTAAGAAGAAAAGCAGGTAAATCAGCTTAAAAAATAAGATTATGTCATTAACAAAATCTGATAGAAGACAGAGAATTAGATTCAGAATTAGAAAGTCAATTAGTGGTACTGCTGCTAATCCAAGATTATCTGTATTTAGAAGTAACAAAGAAATTTACGCTCAACTTATTGATGATGTAAATGGAGTTACTATATTAGCTGCATCTTCAAGAGAAAAAGAAATAGGAAAAGGTACTAACGTTGAAGTAGCTGCTGCTGTTGGAAAACTAGTTGCGGAGAAAGCGTTAAAAGCTGGGATCGAAACCATCACTTTTGACAGAGGTGGATATTTGTATCACGGTCGTATTAAATCATTAGCAGAAGGCGCAAGAGCGGCTGGACTTAAATTCTAATATATTATGTCTAAATACAAAAATGTAGAATTGGTAAAACCAAGTGGTCTTGAACTTAAAGATCGTCTGGTAAGTGTTAATCGTGTTACTAAAGTTACAAAAGGTGGTAGAGCTTTCGGTTTTTCTGCTATTGTAGTTGTAGGTGATGAAAATGGAGTAGTTGGTCACGGATTAGGAAAATCTAAAGACGTTTCTGAAGCAATTGCGAAAGCAGTAGAAGATGCTAAGAAAAATTTAGTAAAAATTCCTTTGAACGGACAATCAGTTCCTCACGAACAAAAAGGTAAATTTGGTGGTGCACGTGTATTTTTAATTCCTGCTTCTCATGGTACAGGAGTTATTGCTGGTGGAGCTGTTCGTTCAGTTCTTGAATCAGTAGGTATTCACGATGTATTATCTAAATCTCAAGGATCATCAAATCCTCATAACGTAGTGAAAGCAACTTTTGATGCTTTATTACAAATGAGAAGCGCTCATACTGTTGCAAAACAAAGAGGTGTTTCTTTAGAAAAAGTTTTTAAAGGTTAATTCAAGGAAATTATGGCTAAATTATTAGTAAAACAAGTAAGAAGCAAAATCAACTGCCCTCTTTCTCAAAAAAGAGGTTTGGAAGCTTTAGGTCTACGTAAAATGGGACAAGTTGTAGAGCATGATTCAAATCCTGCAATCCTTGGGATGATAAACAAAGTTAAACACTTAGTTTCTGTAGAAGAAGCTAAATAACAAATACTGTTATGAATTTAAGTAACTTACAACCAGCTGAAGGGTCAACGCACAATCAAAATAAAAGATTAGGTAGAGGAGAAGGTTCTGGAAAAGGTGGTACTTCTGCAAGAGGTCACAAAGGAGCAAAATCTCGTTCTGGTTATTCTAAAAAGATTGGTTTTGAAGGAGGGCAAATGCCACTTCAAAGACGTGTACCTAAGTTTGGTTTCACAAACATCAATCGTAAAGAATACGAAGGTGTTAATTTAGATACGCTTCAATTATTAGTAGACAATGGTGTGATTACTGATTCTGTTTCTATGACAGATTTCGTAGCAAACCGTCTAGCTACCAAAAATGAAATCGTTAAGATTTTAGGTAGAGGAGAGTTGAAAGCAAAATTAAAAGTAACTGCTCACAAATTTACTGCTACTGCTAAAGCTGCTATTGAAGCTGCTGGAGGAGAGGCTGTAACAATATAATTTTTCTATTGTATGAAGAAATTTATTGAATCAATAAGCAATGTTTGGAAAATCGAAGAACTGAAAAACAGAATTCTAATTACTTTAGGATTACTTTTAGTATATCGTTTTGGAGCACACGTAACGCTTCCTGGAATTGACGCAACTCAATTGATGGGGTTAGCAGGACAAACTAAAAATGGTCTAGGATCTATCCTGGACATGTTCACCGGAGGTGCATTCTCTAAAGCTTCAGTTTTTGCTTTAGGTATTATGCCTTACATTTCTGCTTCTATTGTTGTTCAGTTAATGGGAATTGCTATTCCTTATTTGCAAAAACTTCAAAATGATGGAGAAAGTGGTAGAAAAAAGATTAACCAAATTACACGTTGGTTAACTATTGCTATTACATTGGTTCAAGGTCCAACTTATATCTACAATTTATACAGAACGTTACCTGGAAATGCATTTTTACTAGGTTTTAACTCTCCTGAGTTTTTATTTTCGTCTGTTATTATCTTGGTTACTGGTACAATTTTTGCTATGTGGCTTGGAGAAAAAATTACAGATAAAGGTATTGGAAATGGAATTTCATTATTAATTATGGTGGGTATTTTGGCTCGTTTACCACAAGCTTTTATACAAGAATTTAAATCTGTTGTTACTAATAACGCTGGAGGTTTAATGTTAATGGCTATCGAGATTATCGTATGGTTATTGGTTATTATTTCTTGTGTATTATTGACAATGGCAGTACGTAGAATTCCAGTTCAATACGCTCGTCGTACTACAACTGGAGACTACGAGCAAGATTTAGCAGGTGGTAACAGACAATGGATTCCTCTTAAGCTTAATGCTTCTGGAGTTATGCCAATCATTTTTGCTCAGGCAATTATGTTTATACCTGCAGCTGTAGCTGGATTGTCTAAATCAGACACATCACAATCTATCGTTGGAGCATTTAGCAATATGTTTGGTTTTTGGTATAATTTTGTATTTGCAACTTTAATTATTGTATTTACATTCTTTTACACTGCAATTACTGTACCTACAAACAAAATGGCTGATGATTTGAAAAGAAGTGGTGGTTTTATTCCGGGTGTTCGTCCGGGAACTGAAACTTCTGAATTTCTTGATAAAGTGATGTCTTTAATAACTTTCCCAGGATCTTTATTCCTTGCTTTGATTGCTGTGTTCCCAGCCATTGTTGTAAGTATTATGGATGTACAACAATCTTGGGCAATGTTTTTTGGAGGTACCTCATTAATAATTATGGTGGGAGTTGCAATAGACACGATTCAACAAATCAATTCATACTTGTTGAATAAACATTATGATGGTTTAATGAAGACTGGTAAAAATAGAAAAGCAGTAGCTTAATATATTTATGGCAAAACAATCAGCAATAGAACAAGACGGATCAATCATTGAAGCATTATCTAATGCGATGTTCCGTGTAGAGTTAGAAAATGGACATATTGTAATTGCTCATATTTCTGGTAAAATGCGTATGCATTACATCAAATTATTACCTGGTGATAAAGTGAAACTAGAAATGAGTCCTTACGATTTGTCAAAAGCAAGAATTACTTATCGATATTAAAGGATAATTACTATGAAAGTTAGAGCATCAGTAAAAAAGAGAAGTGCCGAGTGCATTATCGTGCGTAGAAAAGGGAGACTGTACGTAATAAACAAAAAGAATCCTAGATTTAAACAAAGACAAGGATAATTATGGCAAGAATAGCAGGGGTAGATATCCCAAAAAACAAAAGAGGTGTTATCGCACTTACCTATATCTTCGGATTAGGAAGAAGTAGAGCTATTGAGATTTTAGAGAAAGCTCAAGTAAGCCAAGATAAAAAAGTTCAAGATTGGAATGATGATGAGATCGGAGCAATTCGTGATGCAGTTTCATTTTACAAAATTGAAGGAGAATTACGTTCTGAAGTTTCTTTGAACATCAAACGTTTAATGGATATTGGTTGTTACAGAGGTATCCGTCATAGATCTGGTCTTCCGTTAAGAGGGCAAAGAACTAAAAACAACTCTAGAACAAGAAAAGGTAAAAGAAAAACTGTTGCTAACAAGAAAAAAGCAACTAAATAATAAGTAATATGGCTAAAGCAACTGCAAAAAAACGTAAAGTTATCGTTGAATCAACGGGTGAAGCTCATATTTCTGCCACTTTCAACAATATTATCATTTCTTTGACTAATAAGAAAGGTGAAGTTATTTCTTGGTCTTCAGCTGGTAAAATGGGTTTCAGAGGTTCTAAAAAGAATACTCCGTACGCAGCTCAAATGGCAGCAGAAGATTGTAGTAAAGTAGCTCTTGAGGCAGGACTTAAAAAAGTAAAAGTTTATGTAAAAGGACCAGGAAACGGACGTGAGTCTGCTATCCGTTCTATTCATAACGGTGGAATTGAAGTTACAGAGATTATCGATGTTACTCCAATGCCTCACAACGGATGTCGTCCTCCAAAAAGACGTAGAGTTTAATACTCAAAATTTAATATAGTATAACCTAGATAGAATATAGATTATCGAAGGATAAGACCTGAATTCATAATCTCTATCTTAAACAATTTAAAATGGCAAGATATACTGGTCCTAGCACAAGAATCGCTCGTAAATTTGGCGAAGCAATCTTCGGAGATGATAAGTCTTTCGAAAAAAGAAATTACCCACCTGGACAACACGGGATGGCTAAAAAAAGAGGAAAAAAATCTGAGTATGCTGTTCAGTTAATGGAAAAGCAAAAAGCTAAATATTCTTACGGAATTTTAGAAAAACAATTCAGAAATTTATTCGAAAAAGCATCAGCTACTAAAGGAGTTACTGGTGAGGTTTTATTACAATTATGCGAAGCAAGATTGGATAACGTAGTTTTTAGAATGGGTATCGCTCCTTCTAGAAGAGGTGCACGTCAAATTGTATCTCACAGACACGTTACTGTAAATGGTGAAGTTGTTAATATTCCTTCTTACCACCTTAAGCCTGGTGATAAAGTTGCAGTTCGTGAAAAATCTAAATCTTTAGAAGCTATCGAACGTTCTTTGTCAAATTCAAGTCATGTTTATGAATGGATTACTTGGAACAATGATCTTAAAGAAGGAACGTTTGTTTCTGTACCTGCAAGACTTCAAATTCCAGAAAACATTAAAGAACAATTAATCGTAGAGTTGTACAACAAATAATAATTGACTTAGTCGAAATTTATGGCAATATTTAATTTTCAAAAGCCCGATAAAGTTATCATGATCGATTCAACCGATTTTGAAGGTAAATTCGAATTTAGACCTTTGGAACCTGGTTATGGATTGACTGTTGGTAATGCACTTAGAAGAGTTTTGCTTTCAGCATTAGAAGGTTATGCAATTACATCGGTTCGTATCGAGGGTGTAGATCATGAGTTTTCTACTATTTCAGGTGTTGTTGAAGATGTTACCGAAATTATCCTTAATCTTAAACAAGTACGTTTCAAACGTCAGATTGAAGATATAGATAATGAAGCAGTTACAATTTCTGTTTCTGGTAAAGATCAGTTAACGGCAGGTGATTTCCAGAAATTTATTTCAGGTTTCCAAGTTCTGAACCCAGATCTTGTTATCTGTAATTTAGATTCTAAAATCAAATTGAACTTCGATTTAACAATCGAAAAAGGTAGAGGATACGTTCCTGCTGAGGAGAACAAAAAACAAAATGCAGCAATTGGTACTATTTTTACAGATTCTATTTTTACTCCGGTAAAAAATGTAAAATATGCAATTGAAAACTTCCGTGTTGAACAAAAAACGGATTACGAAAAATTAGTTTTTGAAATTAAAACTGATGGTTCTATTAATCCTAAAGATGCTCTTACTGAGGCTGCTAAAGTTTTAATTCACCACTTCATGTTATTTTCTGACGAAAGAATTACACTCGAGGCTGACGAAATTGCACAAACAGAATCGTATGATGAAGAGTCATTGCATATGAGACAATTGCTTAAAACTAAGCTTGTTGATATGGATTTATCTGTTAGAGCATTAAATTGCTTGAAAGCGGCTGAAGTTGATACACTTGGTGATTTAGTATCGTTCAATAAAAATGACCTAATGAAATTCCGTAATTTTGGTAAAAAATCTTTAACTGAACTTGATGAACTTGTTGCAGTGAAGAATTTAACTTTCGGAATGGATTTAGCTAAATACAAATTAGATAAAGAATAATTTACTTCATATTTTGCTCTCCATAGTGGATTGTAGCAAGATGAAGATAAAAAAAACACGTCATGAGACACGGAAAAAAATTCAACCACTTAAGCAGACAGACTGGACATAGAAAAGCTATGTTAGCTAATATGGCTTGTTCTCTTATTGAGCACAAACGTATTAACACTACTGTTGCTAAAGCTAAAGCGCTTAAACAATTTGTTGAGCCTTTAATTACAAAATCAAAAGAAGATACGACTCACAACCGTCGTATTGTTTTTGCTTACTTACGTAGTAAATATGCTGTAACTGACTTGTTCAGAGATGTAGCTGCTAAAGTTGGTGACCGTCCAGGTGGATACACTCGTATCATTAAAGTTGGAAATCGTTTGGGAGATAATGCTGATATGGCAATGATCGAACTTGTAGATTTCAATGAACTTTACAATGGTGGTAAAAAAGAAGTTAAAAAAGCAAAAAGCCGTCGTGGTGGTAAAGCTAAAAAAGCGGAAGGTACTCCTGAAGCTCCAGCAGCTGAAGCAGAAACGACTACTGAAGCTTCTGAATAATTATGAAAGTAATGATTCTATAGAAATCAAGGATAAGCTAATTTTTAGTTTATCCTTTTTTTTTGATTTTTTTGAAAGTTGCTAAAATCTAACTTATTTAAACTGTTAGGTTTTATTTTTGCTAATGAAATTTTTAAAAAATCTTGGAGGCACTCTTTTAAAGAAGTAAATTTGCAAAATATCTAATTACAATTGAAGCGAGTTTGACTGGTTTCGCAGATTATAAAACAATACAATTAAAGAATGAAATACACAACACGACAAAGCGCCATTTTATTACTAAGTGATGGGACTATTTTTCACGGAAAATCTATCGGAATTAGCGGTAAGACTTTTGGTGAAGTATGTTTTAATACTGGAATGACGGGATATCAGGAAATATTTACAGATCCTTCGTATTTTGGTCAAATTATGGTAGCTACTAATGCTCACATTGGAAATTACGGAGTTAATGATTTAGAAGTTGAATCTGATAGCATTAAAATTGCTGGTTTGGTTTGTAAAAACTTTAGTTTTAACTATTCTCGTGAAATGGCTTCAGGAAGTTTGGAAGATTATTTTACAAAACAGAATTTAATCTGTATTTCTGATGTTGATACACGTGCGCTTGTTAGCTATATTCGTGATAATGGAGCGATGAATGCTGTTATTTGTACTGATGGGACTTCTATCGAAGATTTGAAAAAAGAGTTGGCAAATGTGCCAAACATGGAAGGTTTAGAGTTGGCTTCAAAAGTATCAACTACTGAGCCTTATTTTTTTGGAGATGAAAATGCTACATATAAAGTTTCGGCATTAGATCTTGGAATTAAAAAGAATATTTTAAGAAATTTAGCGAAAAGAGATTGTTATATTAAGGTATTTCCATATAACTCGACTTATAAAGATTTGTCAGAATTTAATCCAGATGGTTATTTCTTGTCAAACGGTCCTGGAGATCCAGATCCTCTTTTTGGTGCCATTGAAGTTGCAAAAGATATTCTGGCAAACGATAAACCTTTGTTTGGAATTTGTCTGGGACATCAGGTAATTGCTTTGGCAAACGGAGTTCAGACTTACAAAATGTTTAATGGGCACCGAGGTATAAATCATCCTGTAAAAAATGTTATAACAGGAAGAGGTGAAATTACTTCTCAAAATCATGGTTTTGCTGTGAATAAAGAGCAATTAGACAATCATCCTGAATTAGAAATTACACATTTGCATTTGAATGATGGAACAGTTGCAGGAATGCGTATGAAAAACAAAAACTGTTTTTCTGTGCAATATCATCCGGAAGCAAGCCCGGGACCACATGATTCGTCTTATTTGTTCGATCAGTTTGTAGAGAATATAAAACTATCTATCGCTAAAACGATGTAGTTAATAAATAAAGGTGTTTAATGTATTAAATAGGTTTTAAGTATTAAATATTTTTATAATTTCGAAAAAAAAATATAATTTACTAATAAAAAAACAAAAATAATGAGTATTATAATTAAAGTTCACGCAAGACAAATTCTTGATTCTAGAGGGAATCCTACTATTGAAGTTGATGTAGTAACTGAAAATGGTGTTTTAGGAAGAGCTG
The sequence above is drawn from the Flavobacterium sp. N2038 genome and encodes:
- the rpsE gene encoding 30S ribosomal protein S5, with product MMSKYKNVELVKPSGLELKDRLVSVNRVTKVTKGGRAFGFSAIVVVGDENGVVGHGLGKSKDVSEAIAKAVEDAKKNLVKIPLNGQSVPHEQKGKFGGARVFLIPASHGTGVIAGGAVRSVLESVGIHDVLSKSQGSSNPHNVVKATFDALLQMRSAHTVAKQRGVSLEKVFKG
- the rplF gene encoding 50S ribosomal protein L6 encodes the protein MSRIGKSPIVITAGVTVEVKDGIITVKGKKGQLTQEFSDVTVKVEGDQVLVERSSDHKDQRAKHGLYRSLISNMIVGVSEGFTKELELVGVGYRASNQGQKLDLALGYSHNIVLEIAPEVSLETISEKGKNPIVKLTSFDKQLLGQVAAKIRGFRKPEPYKGKGVKFVGEVLRRKAGKSA
- the rpsS gene encoding 30S ribosomal protein S19 — its product is MARSLKKGPFVHYKLDKKVQENVESGKNSVVKTWSRASMITPDFVGQTIAVHNGRQFVPVYVTENMVGHKLGEFSPTRSFRGHAGAKNKGKK
- the rpsN gene encoding 30S ribosomal protein S14, translated to MAKESMKAREVKREKTVAKYAEKRKALLEAGDYEGLQKLPKNASPVRLHNRCKLTGRPRGYIRQFGISRVTFREMANNGLIPGVKKASW
- the rpmD gene encoding 50S ribosomal protein L30, encoding MAKLLVKQVRSKINCPLSQKRGLEALGLRKMGQVVEHDSNPAILGMINKVKHLVSVEEAK
- the rpmC gene encoding 50S ribosomal protein L29, whose amino-acid sequence is MKQSEIKDLSAAELQEKLSQTKKIYADLKMAHAISPIENPLQIRGVRRTVARLATELTKRELQ
- the rplR gene encoding 50S ribosomal protein L18, which codes for MSLTKSDRRQRIRFRIRKSISGTAANPRLSVFRSNKEIYAQLIDDVNGVTILAASSREKEIGKGTNVEVAAAVGKLVAEKALKAGIETITFDRGGYLYHGRIKSLAEGARAAGLKF
- the rplV gene encoding 50S ribosomal protein L22, whose translation is MGVRKRETADARKEANKSIAFAKLNNCPTSPRKMRLVADLVRGQKVERALNILRFSSKEASRKLEKLLLSAINNWEQKNSEGNLEEAGLFVKEIRVDGGMMLKRLRPAPQGRAHRIRKRSNHVTIVLGAINNTQSNS
- the rplO gene encoding 50S ribosomal protein L15 yields the protein MNLSNLQPAEGSTHNQNKRLGRGEGSGKGGTSARGHKGAKSRSGYSKKIGFEGGQMPLQRRVPKFGFTNINRKEYEGVNLDTLQLLVDNGVITDSVSMTDFVANRLATKNEIVKILGRGELKAKLKVTAHKFTATAKAAIEAAGGEAVTI
- the rpsC gene encoding 30S ribosomal protein S3; the encoded protein is MGQKTNPIGNRLGIIRGWDSNWYGGNDYGDKLAEDHKIRKYIHARLSKASVSKVIIERTLKLVTVTITTARPGIIIGKGGQEVDKLKEELKKVTDKEVQINIFEIKRPELDAYLVATSIARQIESRISYRRAIKMAIAASMRMNAEGIKVLISGRLNGAEMARSEGFKEGRIPLSTFRADIDYALAEAHTTYGRMGIKVWIMKGEVYGKRDLSPLAGMDKKQSGTGGGKGGDAPRGKSNFNKGGKPDARKRK
- the rpsH gene encoding 30S ribosomal protein S8; translation: MYTDPIADYLTRVRNAVAANHKVVEIPASNLKKEITKILFDQGYILSYKFETNTVQGSIKIALKYDKDTKEPVIKDIQRISKPGLRKYAGAAKLPRILNGLGIAIVSTSKGLMTGKQAKQLNVGGEVICYVY
- the rplE gene encoding 50S ribosomal protein L5, translated to MAYTPRLKEEYKSRVISALKEEFGYTNVMQVPKLEKIVLSRGVGAAVSDKKLIDYAVDELTKITGQKAVSTISKKDVASFKLRKGMPIGAKVTLRGERMYEFLDRLITSALPRVRDFSGIKATGFDGRGNYNLGVLEQIIFPEIDIDKVNKISGMDITFVTTAKTDKEAKSLLAELGLPFKKN
- the rplP gene encoding 50S ribosomal protein L16, with product MLQPKRTKYRKVQKGKMKGNSQRGHELSNGMFGIKSVHEDGMFLTSRQIEAARIAATRYMKREGQLWIKIFPDKPITKKPLEVRMGKGKGAVEYWAAVVKPGRIMFEVGGVPLSVAKEALRLAAQKLPVKTKFVVARDFEA
- the rplX gene encoding 50S ribosomal protein L24; translated protein: MIKLKIKSGDIVRVIAGDHKGAEGKVLRVYREKNKAIVEGVNMVSKHTKPSAKNPQGGIVKKEASIQISNIALIDPKTKETTRVGIRVEGDKKVRFSKKSNQVL
- the rpsQ gene encoding 30S ribosomal protein S17: MEEKRNLRKERIGVVTSNKMDKSIVIAEVRKVKHPLYGKFVLKTKKYVAHDETNDCNIGDTVRISETRPLSKTKCWRLVEILERAK
- the rplN gene encoding 50S ribosomal protein L14; this encodes MVQQESRLKVADNTGAKEVLTIRVLGGTKRRYASVGDKIVVSIKDATPNGNVKKGAVSTAVVVRTKKEVRRADGSYIRFDDNACVLLNAAGEMRGTRVFGPVARELREKQFMKIVSLAPEVL